The following proteins are encoded in a genomic region of bacterium:
- a CDS encoding ABC transporter ATP-binding protein: MALLEIEDLHVSYGAIHALRGLAFEVAAGTIVTLIGANGAGKSTTLNTISGLLRPHRGCVRLEGEDLTSVPPHEIVFKGVVQVPEGRRIFGRLTVLENLEMGAFRRTDAAEIRAGLDRTFSLFPRLKERITQVAGTLSGGEQQMLAIGRALMARPRVLLMDEPSMGLAPILVEQIFEAIVDINRQGTTILLVEQNAFMALNIADRGYVLQTGSIVLQGGAAELQANEEVKRAYLGE; encoded by the coding sequence ATGGCGCTGCTCGAGATCGAAGACCTCCACGTCTCCTACGGCGCGATCCACGCGCTGCGCGGCCTCGCGTTCGAGGTGGCTGCGGGCACGATCGTCACGCTGATCGGCGCCAACGGCGCCGGCAAGAGCACAACCCTGAACACGATCAGCGGGCTCCTGCGCCCTCACCGGGGTTGCGTGCGACTCGAAGGGGAAGATCTGACCTCGGTGCCGCCCCACGAGATCGTGTTCAAGGGGGTCGTGCAGGTGCCGGAAGGGCGCCGGATCTTCGGGCGGCTCACCGTTCTGGAAAACTTGGAGATGGGCGCGTTCAGGCGAACCGATGCCGCGGAGATCCGCGCGGGTCTCGATCGAACGTTCTCCCTCTTCCCGCGCTTGAAAGAGCGGATAACGCAGGTCGCCGGGACGCTCTCCGGCGGTGAGCAGCAGATGCTCGCGATCGGGCGGGCGCTGATGGCGCGTCCACGGGTCCTCTTAATGGATGAACCGTCGATGGGCCTTGCCCCGATCCTGGTGGAGCAGATCTTCGAGGCGATCGTGGACATCAACCGGCAGGGCACGACGATCCTGCTCGTCGAGCAGAACGCCTTCATGGCCCTCAACATCGCAGACCGGGGCTACGTCCTCCAGACCGGCAGCATCGTGCTCCAGGGCGGCGCGGCGGAGCTGCAGGCCAACGAGGAAGTCAAGCGGGCGTACCT
- a CDS encoding branched-chain amino acid ABC transporter substrate-binding protein: MARLSRLFALVVCAFVAAGGYLATSVPAAQMGPVNDPIGVVKIGPGEPITIAYWLVTSGSDGSLGTDSKRGIEIAIDDMKGKLMGHDIKLIGEDTGCNPEGGQTAATKIAANSAVVVAIGSSCSSEAVPGTPILWKAGIATVSPSNTAPPLTDPKRSPDFDGYLRVVHNDKVQGAIAATFVRTVLKKKSAATIHDGSPYAQGLANAFAENFKQQGGTITTQEAIGRDDTDMKPVLTRIASTKPDLVYYPIFIAAGGFVTRQAREIEGLKSTTLMGADGLDSPDFAKAAGDAAKGMYLSSPDLTPGALGPRYATEFLPKYQKKYGQKPISGFHAHGYDAANVVFAAIQKVAKADGGSLYIGRKALRDALFATKGFKGVTGTLTCNPYGDCGDPHIAVYQVVSANSATWSLGTDPKKVYPTK, encoded by the coding sequence ATGGCACGTTTGAGCAGGCTGTTCGCACTGGTGGTGTGCGCATTCGTCGCGGCCGGCGGGTACTTGGCCACGTCGGTGCCGGCCGCCCAGATGGGTCCGGTGAACGATCCGATCGGGGTTGTGAAGATCGGGCCGGGTGAGCCGATTACGATCGCGTACTGGCTGGTGACTTCCGGGTCGGATGGCTCGCTCGGTACCGACAGCAAGCGGGGCATCGAGATCGCCATCGACGACATGAAGGGCAAGCTGATGGGACACGACATCAAGCTGATCGGCGAAGACACTGGATGCAACCCCGAGGGTGGGCAGACCGCGGCGACGAAGATCGCGGCGAACTCGGCCGTTGTCGTGGCGATCGGCTCGAGCTGCTCGAGCGAGGCGGTGCCGGGGACGCCGATCCTGTGGAAGGCCGGGATCGCGACGGTGTCGCCGTCGAACACGGCGCCGCCTCTCACGGATCCGAAGCGGAGTCCGGACTTCGATGGATACCTGCGAGTCGTTCACAACGATAAGGTCCAGGGAGCTATCGCCGCGACGTTCGTCCGAACGGTGCTGAAGAAGAAAAGCGCGGCGACGATCCACGATGGGAGCCCGTACGCGCAGGGCCTGGCGAATGCTTTTGCGGAGAACTTCAAGCAGCAGGGCGGGACCATCACGACGCAGGAGGCGATCGGTCGCGACGACACGGACATGAAGCCTGTGCTGACCCGCATCGCCTCGACTAAGCCGGATCTGGTTTACTATCCGATCTTCATCGCGGCCGGCGGATTCGTGACGCGCCAAGCGCGGGAGATCGAGGGACTGAAGAGCACGACGTTGATGGGCGCGGACGGGCTCGATTCGCCGGACTTCGCCAAGGCGGCGGGTGACGCGGCGAAAGGAATGTACTTGAGCAGCCCGGATCTCACGCCCGGGGCGCTCGGGCCCCGGTATGCCACGGAGTTCCTGCCTAAGTATCAGAAGAAGTACGGGCAGAAGCCGATCTCCGGGTTCCACGCGCACGGTTACGATGCGGCCAATGTCGTGTTCGCGGCGATCCAAAAGGTGGCGAAGGCCGACGGAGGGTCGCTCTATATCGGCAGGAAGGCCCTGCGCGACGCCCTGTTCGCGACGAAGGGATTTAAGGGCGTGACCGGGACGCTCACGTGCAACCCATACGGGGACTGCGGGGACCCGCACATTGCCGTGTACCAGGTCGTCAGCGCAAACTCCGCGACGTGGAGCCTGGGAACCGATCCCAAGAAGGTCTACCCGACCAAGTAG
- a CDS encoding ABC transporter ATP-binding protein, whose translation MSILVTRRMTKRFGGLVAVGELDLEIADRAIHSIIGPNGAGKTTVFNCVTGFYRPEEGQILFRDEPVNGLDPDQIARLGVARTYQNIRLFVNMTVLENVLVGQHIHLKSTWVGAILNTRDTQRLEAEAVEEGRRLLRFVGLDTKREFLAKNLPYGEQRRLEIARALATKPALLLLDEPAAGMNPRESLGTMAFIRRLRDELGLTILLIEHQMRVVMGISDRVTVLDYGMKIAEGTPREIQADPRVIEAYLGKKAAAGTAG comes from the coding sequence ATGAGCATCCTGGTGACGCGGAGGATGACGAAACGGTTCGGGGGGCTCGTGGCTGTTGGCGAGCTGGATCTCGAGATCGCCGACCGGGCGATCCACAGCATTATCGGGCCAAACGGCGCCGGCAAGACCACGGTCTTCAACTGCGTGACGGGCTTCTACCGCCCAGAGGAAGGACAAATCCTCTTCCGGGACGAGCCCGTCAACGGGCTCGATCCCGACCAGATCGCGCGCCTGGGGGTCGCGCGGACGTACCAGAATATCCGGCTGTTCGTCAACATGACAGTGCTGGAGAACGTGCTGGTCGGCCAGCACATTCACCTCAAATCAACCTGGGTGGGCGCCATCCTGAACACGCGGGACACGCAGCGCCTGGAAGCGGAGGCCGTCGAGGAGGGACGCCGGTTGCTCCGGTTCGTGGGACTAGATACCAAGCGGGAGTTCCTCGCGAAGAACCTTCCGTATGGAGAACAGCGGAGGCTGGAGATCGCGCGGGCACTGGCGACGAAGCCGGCGCTGCTGCTGCTCGACGAGCCCGCCGCCGGGATGAATCCACGCGAGAGCCTGGGCACGATGGCGTTTATCCGCCGGCTTCGAGACGAGTTGGGCCTCACGATCCTGTTGATCGAGCACCAGATGCGGGTCGTGATGGGGATCTCCGATCGAGTGACCGTGCTCGACTATGGCATGAAGATCGCGGAGGGGACCCCGCGGGAGATCCAGGCCGACCCGAGGGTGATCGAAGCGTATCTCGGGAAGAAGGCCGCGGCGGGGACGGCCGGCTGA
- a CDS encoding branched-chain amino acid ABC transporter permease, whose protein sequence is MRVRRRGITYVDVFLWAFRIVVVFIVVVGSIATLKEGRYTGRQWADFVEFGLAQGGIYALIALGYTMVYGVLNMINFAHGEVFMSGTYIAYFVAVPLGASGFLNQYVLPSLVLLLMVAMATSMGVALLVERIAYRPLRRAPRMIPLITAIGASFFLQYTFRGFFGAGVQAYPDIRVLTGEWQVGPVHLLRTQAIVLAAAVVMMLILYAVVMRTKLGKAMRAVSEDRDAAALMGIDVDRIIVFTFALGGAMAGAAGIMYALVFKQVYFFTGFVPGIKAFTAAVLGGIGNIPGAMLGGIFLGVVESVGPALFLDGLGVRAPYQLRDVIAFTMLLIMLIFRPSGFLGERLATKRA, encoded by the coding sequence ATGCGGGTGAGGCGCCGGGGAATCACATATGTGGACGTTTTCCTGTGGGCATTCCGCATCGTGGTCGTGTTTATCGTCGTAGTTGGATCGATCGCCACGCTGAAGGAAGGAAGGTACACCGGGCGCCAGTGGGCCGACTTCGTGGAGTTCGGGCTGGCGCAGGGCGGGATCTATGCGCTGATCGCCCTGGGATACACGATGGTCTACGGGGTCCTGAACATGATCAACTTCGCGCACGGGGAGGTGTTCATGTCGGGAACGTACATCGCGTACTTTGTCGCGGTCCCGCTGGGAGCGTCGGGGTTCCTCAACCAGTACGTGCTGCCCTCGCTGGTCCTGCTCTTGATGGTGGCGATGGCCACTTCGATGGGGGTTGCCTTGCTGGTGGAGCGGATCGCCTACCGGCCGCTTCGGCGCGCGCCGCGGATGATCCCGCTCATCACCGCGATCGGGGCGTCGTTCTTCCTGCAGTACACCTTCCGTGGCTTCTTCGGCGCCGGCGTGCAGGCCTACCCGGACATTCGGGTGCTGACCGGCGAGTGGCAGGTCGGGCCGGTGCACCTCCTCCGGACGCAGGCCATCGTATTGGCGGCCGCGGTCGTGATGATGCTGATTCTTTACGCGGTCGTGATGCGGACCAAGCTGGGAAAGGCGATGCGGGCCGTGTCGGAGGATCGGGATGCCGCGGCGCTGATGGGGATCGACGTAGACCGGATCATCGTGTTCACGTTCGCGCTGGGCGGCGCGATGGCGGGCGCGGCGGGGATCATGTACGCCCTGGTGTTCAAGCAGGTGTACTTCTTCACGGGGTTCGTGCCGGGGATCAAGGCCTTTACGGCGGCGGTGCTGGGGGGTATCGGCAACATCCCCGGGGCGATGTTGGGCGGGATCTTTCTGGGCGTGGTGGAATCGGTTGGCCCGGCGCTGTTTTTGGACGGGCTGGGCGTCCGGGCGCCCTACCAACTACGGGACGTGATCGCGTTCACTATGTTGCTGATCATGCTGATCTTCCGGCCATCGGGGTTCCTCGGAGAACGTCTTGCGACCAAGCGGGCATAG
- a CDS encoding branched-chain amino acid ABC transporter permease: MRPSGHSAIIRIGLIFGLIAVYLCLVGIVETFKGRWIISNVLGLGWTLLLITGVTGGYVAARRNGSATSGVVAGGAVGLLTGAALTALLLVGSWINLRAMFVNASPGLYSLLAFDRDLGTGIPLLIFTEGVSGVCGALLYLMPREVRRTLLAGLSTTLLLSLFQDLLQLLLQGQGLPVAVRRFLFDINGPSLRGAAAVCVVTWIVTGTWRHRREAVRVRIASLPPAGQRALRWTWIALGVAGLLLIPVAGGPFVAQVMVSVGLFTLMGLGLNLEVGFAGLLDLGFVAFFAIGAYTVGLLTSLGQHGLVHFSFWAAIPFAVVVSLVSGVIFGIPVLRVRGDYLAIATLGLGEIVRLLVLSDALQPWLGGSFGILSIPRPVIAGYELAGPRQLYYLTLVASALAAYVAWRLQFSRLGRAWAAIREDEDVAQAIGIDLVATKLLAYGLGAVFAGIGGAIFAVMLKSIFPHSFQLLISINVLVLIILGGIGSLWGVVVGAVFLVGLPELLREFGEFRFLIYGAVLVAMMLLRPEGLIPSAVRQRELHEGLEEPAGEAIPAPAGSIAGAEGPAGG; the protein is encoded by the coding sequence TTGCGACCAAGCGGGCATAGCGCCATTATTCGGATCGGTCTGATCTTCGGGTTGATCGCAGTCTACCTCTGCCTGGTCGGCATCGTGGAGACGTTCAAGGGACGCTGGATCATCAGCAACGTGCTGGGCCTAGGCTGGACGCTATTGCTCATCACGGGGGTGACCGGGGGATACGTCGCGGCGCGCCGGAACGGTTCCGCGACGTCGGGTGTCGTTGCGGGGGGAGCGGTGGGCCTCCTCACCGGGGCGGCACTCACCGCGCTGCTTCTCGTGGGAAGCTGGATTAACCTCCGCGCGATGTTCGTGAACGCCTCACCGGGGCTTTATTCTCTGCTGGCGTTCGATCGGGACCTCGGCACGGGGATACCCCTGCTGATCTTCACCGAGGGGGTGTCCGGCGTCTGCGGCGCGTTGTTGTATCTCATGCCGCGGGAAGTCCGGCGGACGCTTCTCGCAGGGTTGTCCACGACGCTGCTCCTCAGCCTCTTCCAGGATCTGCTCCAACTGCTCCTGCAGGGGCAGGGGCTGCCGGTGGCGGTCCGCCGCTTCCTTTTTGACATCAACGGACCGTCGCTTCGCGGCGCCGCCGCGGTCTGCGTCGTGACGTGGATCGTGACCGGGACGTGGCGTCACAGGCGGGAGGCGGTACGTGTGCGCATCGCCTCGCTCCCCCCCGCGGGCCAGCGCGCACTCCGCTGGACGTGGATCGCGCTCGGCGTCGCCGGTCTCCTGTTGATCCCCGTGGCCGGTGGGCCGTTCGTGGCGCAGGTCATGGTGTCGGTCGGCCTGTTCACGCTGATGGGCCTGGGTCTCAATCTGGAGGTCGGGTTCGCCGGACTCCTGGACCTCGGCTTTGTGGCGTTCTTCGCGATCGGCGCCTACACCGTCGGGCTGCTCACCTCGCTGGGCCAGCACGGGTTGGTGCACTTCTCGTTCTGGGCCGCGATCCCGTTCGCGGTCGTCGTGTCGCTCGTCTCGGGGGTGATCTTCGGGATCCCCGTGCTGCGGGTGCGCGGTGACTATCTCGCGATCGCGACGTTGGGACTCGGCGAGATCGTGCGCCTCCTCGTGCTGTCCGACGCGCTTCAGCCGTGGCTGGGCGGGTCGTTTGGCATCCTGTCGATCCCTCGGCCGGTGATCGCCGGCTACGAGTTGGCCGGGCCGCGCCAGCTCTATTACCTGACCCTAGTCGCGTCCGCGCTGGCCGCGTACGTGGCGTGGCGGCTTCAGTTCTCGCGGCTGGGGCGGGCATGGGCGGCGATCCGGGAGGACGAGGATGTCGCGCAGGCGATCGGCATCGACCTGGTCGCCACGAAGTTGCTGGCGTACGGGCTCGGGGCGGTGTTCGCAGGGATTGGCGGGGCGATCTTCGCGGTGATGCTGAAGTCGATCTTCCCGCACAGCTTCCAGTTGCTCATCTCGATCAACGTGCTCGTGCTGATTATCTTGGGCGGGATCGGCAGCCTGTGGGGGGTCGTCGTCGGTGCGGTCTTCCTCGTGGGCCTTCCAGAGCTGCTTCGGGAGTTCGGCGAGTTCCGGTTTCTCATCTACGGAGCCGTGCTGGTCGCGATGATGCTGCTCAGGCCCGAAGGGTTGATCCCATCGGCCGTGCGCCAGCGGGAGCTGCATGAAGGCCTAGAGGAACCGGCGGGCGAGGCGATCCCAGCGCCCGCAGGATCGATTGCCGGCGCGGAAGGACCGGCGGGCGGGTAG